GTGTATCAGCAATCTACAGAGTAACCACTGTGAAATACTTAAGAGCTTTCATAAGCAATGATTGAATACCTGGCTTGTAACTTGAACAAAGAATTTTTGTTGGTGACATTGACGAGTTCCTCATCGCATTGTCCTCTTCTGTATGCCACAACAGCCAGGGTAGGATCACGCTTCTCGCAGTACTTGCCAACAACCCGAGAGTCATAGTACGGGTTGGTGGTCAGGAAATGCTCGGGGTTGTTGTTACTGTCGATGATAATTTTACCCAAGGCGTTATGGACATGAACATCTTGGCTTCCCTCGCTAACTAGATGCTCCAAGAACTGAGTGAGGAGACGGAGTCGATTTCTGGAAAAGCAGAAACGTATTAGAGCTTCCAGAACAAACATACATAATTATGAACGGAAACCAGGTTGACCAAATGGATTCACCTCTTCTCGCATTCATCGACAAGGGGTTCAACAGGTAGCAATGAGCGAACAGAGAGAATGAGGCCTTTTATAAAATCTTCAGGGCATTCATCATCAAGCAACTGACCCACAACTAAGGGAGCATTCCCAGGGTTCACCTTTGAACGGAATCACATGTATTAGTATTTAATGAAATACTGAACTCCAACGCATTAAAAGAAGTCTCAAACCTCCATACCTTCTGAACGTAACCTTCAATATAACGAAGCATGTTGTTTGTGTAGAGGTAATGAGTTAGATCAGGTACAAAGCCGAAACGGTCGCAGACATTTATCAAAGGTCGGGCATCAGGAAGCTTAGCTTCCATCAAAAAGTTCTTCGTCTTTTCAGCATCATAGAAGTTAGACTCTCTAGTCACACGCTCAACCTCCTTTATTTGACCAGTCTTGGCAGCTGCTTCAATGTACTTGAAGTGAATCTCAGGATCCTCACTATTGCACAGAAAGAAAATTGTCATCATCCACATACAACCACAAGAATCGCGCTTGTTTAGAGGAATGCCAGTAGATTATATAAATCACCTCATACTCAAATATGAGCCTAGGAAAAAGTAGAGGCCTTCGTATGATTTAAACTGCTCAAAGAGCTTAATACATGCATCAACACCAAGTTGTTCACAGTACTCCTTGCAAGCCTACGATCATATGGACACGTTAGTGTCACACTAAACAATACGATTCATCATACCATACACCACTTACCTGAACAATTATCTGCAGGTTGCCTCTAAGGTTGACCAGCAAAAGATCCTTCATGCACTCCATAGCCCAATCGCTAGAAAGAGTACCAAAAAACTCAACAAGAGCCTGCATTTTGACGAAGTGATATTATTTAACAACATGACATCCAGAAGTTTAgcaatcaaattttattttcaaagcaTTACCTGTGGCTCAATAGCATGTGTGTTCACAATTACACGTTTTATATCAGGTAACTCTGAGTAATGCTGCACAATTCAAAAGGAAAAAATGTTGGAGATGAAAATATAATTCTATTTGGCCGGGAAAAAAAAGCAAGACAACGAGCGCCACCTTTAAGGATTGGATAAAAAGTCCAGCCTTCTCACAAAGTTGAGCAACACGAGGCCGGTCATAGTGGCTGAACATCCCATTTGCTAAAATCGCATCAGCCACATTAGGAAAGGTTACCAAATTGATCTCCAGAACCTGTTTTGACATTTGATTTAAAAAGTCTGAGGAAAGGTGAATAAAGATAGCATAAAACTATTCAAATTGGCAACTATTTTCAACCTTAGTTTGAAGAAACGCATGCTCAGGTAAATTTGGCTTAAGCACATCCAAAAGGAATGCAGTAGCTTCTCGGATCAGATTTCTCTGGAtatgcaaaataaataaattagcaCTTCATATCGCTTCATGCCctgaataaaattttgtatatagttTTGTAGCTGCAGAGCAAGTAACGAGCTTCAAATATTGGCGCAGACAAAAAAATTCACCCACCTGAAGAAAAAGGTCAGTGATGGTGTTGAAGTCAACTGGACAACCTCCTTCCATTTGAGACATCATTAATGCAAAATTGACTGCTCCCTgcataattaagaaaaagacTATTGATCTTAATACAGGGGGAAATATTTTCTACATTCTAAATAACGTTACATCAAAATTATTGAATACGAAGTTAACTGATTCATGACTCTTCTTGTGCTTACGCAGCAAATATCTAGTAAACCAGTCCATTAAGAGTTTAATATGTTGCAGGTATCAAAAGTTCACCACACTAACCTGGGGATCTGTACGGAGTATTGTTTGCAGAAGAAACATGTAATCAGGTGTGTACCCAACCTAAATTCACAATATGAAGTAATGATAATTATTGAGCACAGTGAACTTTAAGGTACGCATAGCAGAGGCGGGcagaatttatatatttgttatttaccTGCTTTGAGTAAATCAGGATTTTGTCAAACTCCTTTCTTTCTGCAAAAGCCGCTACAACTTTTGGAGTTGCCCGGgctttgatatatattttcagagCAAGGTCATTATCCACAGTCTGGAATATAAAGGTTTTGTGTCACAAAAGACGAAAGGAGACATATCACATACATTTAAAAAGGAATTAGTCCATTTTAAGATTACCTTGACAAGGTCTCCCAGTTCTTCACTGCATTCTAATTTATCCTCTGCTAACCAGTTTTCCAGGAGGTTCTTCTTGTTTTGATTCACAACAAGCCGAGATAGTTCCAATGACTCATATGAATTGAGCTTTCCTTTAGTTAAGAGAGTCCCAAAATATTGTAACAACGGAGGAGTTTGCCCAGCTTGTACAGGAACACTCTGCAAAAAATTATAGTGTGATGTTGTATTTTCAAAGTGGTGTTacccatattaaaaaaaaaattaacatgttcACACAAAATAGGTTGCTTGAATAAGGAACAAATACCTGGAATTTGGCCACTGTATCAGGTGTCCTTAGAATTCCCTGAGGAGATTCAGCAGCAAGCTCAGCAGCCTCCTTGTACTTCGTCTGAGCAAAAAGCTCTTTGAACCGCTCCACAACCTGCAGCATTGAACTGAACATGAGAACGCTCACACAGCAAataactttctttttcttcaagcTGTCAATCCACAGATATAACCACTTCAGCAAGATAATCATCGCATACCAGCTCTTCTGCACCAGGGAGGTTTCCTCTTTTAGCAAGATTGACAGCAAGCTCCAAATTGTTCAACTATGATACAAAAGCATAGATTTCTTAGAATGACATGGTGACACGGGTAGCTTAAATTgggaaaagagaaagaaggaacataCTTGACCACTAATAAAAGGTATTATAGTAGCCTCGTTTACTGTGGCCAAAAGAACTTGTCCTCGCCTATTAATGGCATAGAAACCCCCAACTGAAGAGGCTTCAGAAGTCAAGAAAATTGGGTCTGGACTTATTCGATTTCTGTAGATAGCAGAAGCAGTTTCCAGATCGTATACAAACAACAATCCAAGCTTGGTGATGACATATATCAAGCTAAATTTGTGAGAGACCTGCCAGGGAGAAAGAGAATTCAGCGAGTCGTgaattttttggaaattttcacCAAAACATACTAAATGTAATTGAAAGTCTAGCGCAACTACAAACCTGCATGGCCACAGGGAAGTCATCAGCAAAATCTGGGGGGAAAAAGAGATCCGCCTGCTTTTTTGTAAATGATGGTTTTCCTACAAAATAACCCACATTTAGAAAATACACACTAAATATGTTATACGTTGGCCCAAATCTATCAAAATGTAACCAAAGACACTAATTAACGGTGACAATATAGTTTCTGCCAAGGATGCTAACCGGGTTGGGCACCAAGCTCAATGACGTGCAACTTTGATGTTATCTGCCCAGCATTAAAGCTCTTGCTTGCAAAGGATATAAGGATAGAAGGATTTTCGTTTCCAGGAACCTAATATCAATAATGTTGAAAGTCATACTACAGTTCGAGATTGGATGATAGAACGAACTCACTAAAGAACCAAGTAGTTTACCTTAAACTGAGCAAATGAGGCAGCGTGTGCTTCAAGGGCCTGGCTCCGCTGTTGATCCACAGAAAAAAGCTGCATATTTCCTTTTACCAATTGTGCTCTCTACAGACGACAAGAATGATAAGATCAGTCAAGAATTTACAATATGACTGCAGTTTTGAAGTCTTTACTCAAAACTAATATAGAGCGCAGTAAACCTACCTCAGGAGGGCCAGGAGCAATTCCAATTAGAACCAACCACTTCTCATTAGGAGAGCACTTGTAGttaataatttgattgtttgCTAAATTGGCCGTTCTATCAAACATCTTAACAGGTTCAGAATCACCTGGAAAATATCGAAACAAAATTAGAATCACATGTAGATGATAAGAAGATGGGAGTAAGCTAATGATATACAACCTTCAATAGACCAATGATACAAGGAATTTTGTGTGACCAGCCCCAACATCTTGGGTGTAATCCACTTCCAAAACGCAACCTATAAAAACAATGAACCATTAATATCCCAAAAATAGATtcgcacaaaaaaaaacagtctgAAGCAACCGTACAACAGGAAAGACAATGAGGTTACAAAAATCTTTCCATCAAAACACACCTGCTCAGGCATCTGATGTGATTTAAGCTTTGCTTTTGCTTCGATGTTAAATATCTGTAGATGATCCTGAGTAGTTCCTGGAACTTGAGCTATATACAAAATGAAGAAAACAATGAACAACAaagtaaggaaaaaaaataataataatagcaaATAATATAAGCAAAAGACGGAAAAGTTCTAGTCTAGTCTAACTACACAAAGCTTCTGACACAGCCACACAGAGGGGTAAAATCACACACTTTGGAATAAACCTTGTAAATGTTTGCTATGCAAAAGgacataaaataatatcaaCAAGTGTAGTAACTCTTTTTGTACTTATCTAACATATAAGTAACTCACTACAGCAGCTACAGATACAGATAAGAAAATTCAGGCTAG
The window above is part of the Brassica napus cultivar Da-Ae chromosome C3, Da-Ae, whole genome shotgun sequence genome. Proteins encoded here:
- the LOC106388979 gene encoding clathrin heavy chain 2-like yields the protein MAAANAPITMKEVLTLPSVGINQQFITFTNVTMESDKYICVRETVPQNSVVIIDMSMPMQPLRRPITADSALMNPDSRILALKAQVPGTTQDHLQIFNIEAKAKLKSHQMPEQVAFWKWITPKMLGLVTQNSLYHWSIEGDSEPVKMFDRTANLANNQIINYKCSPNEKWLVLIGIAPGPPERAQLVKGNMQLFSVDQQRSQALEAHAASFAQFKVPGNENPSILISFASKSFNAGQITSKLHVIELGAQPGKPSFTKKQADLFFPPDFADDFPVAMQVSHKFSLIYVITKLGLLFVYDLETASAIYRNRISPDPIFLTSEASSVGGFYAINRRGQVLLATVNEATIIPFISGQLNNLELAVNLAKRGNLPGAEELVVERFKELFAQTKYKEAAELAAESPQGILRTPDTVAKFQSVPVQAGQTPPLLQYFGTLLTKGKLNSYESLELSRLVVNQNKKNLLENWLAEDKLECSEELGDLVKTVDNDLALKIYIKARATPKVVAAFAERKEFDKILIYSKQVGYTPDYMFLLQTILRTDPQGAVNFALMMSQMEGGCPVDFNTITDLFLQRNLIREATAFLLDVLKPNLPEHAFLQTKVLEINLVTFPNVADAILANGMFSHYDRPRVAQLCEKAGLFIQSLKHYSELPDIKRVIVNTHAIEPQALVEFFGTLSSDWAMECMKDLLLVNLRGNLQIIVQACKEYCEQLGVDACIKLFEQFKSYEGLYFFLGSYLSMSEDPEIHFKYIEAAAKTGQIKEVERVTRESNFYDAEKTKNFLMEAKLPDARPLINVCDRFGFVPDLTHYLYTNNMLRYIEGYVQKVNPGNAPLVVGQLLDDECPEDFIKGLILSVRSLLPVEPLVDECEKRNRLRLLTQFLEHLVSEGSQDVHVHNALGKIIIDSNNNPEHFLTTNPYYDSRVVGKYCEKRDPTLAVVAYRRGQCDEELVNVTNKNSLFKLQARYVVERMDGDLWDKVLMEENEYRRQLIDQVVSTALPESQSPEQVSAAVKAFMTADLPHELIELLEKIVLQNSAFSGNFNLQNLLILTAIKADPSRVMDYINRLDNFDGPAVGEVAVEAQLYEEAFAIFKKFNLNVQAVDVLLDNVKSIERAVEFAFRVEEDSVWSQVAKAQLREGLVSDAIESFIRAEDATHFLEVIRATEDANVYDDLVRYLLMVRQKVKEPKVDSELIYAYAKIDRLGEIEEFILMPNVAILPNVGDRLYDEALYEGAKIIYAFISNWGKLAVTLVKLQQFQGAVDAARKANSAKTWKEVCFACVDAEEFRLAQICGLNVIIQVDDLEEVSEFYQNRGCFNELISLMESGLGLERAHMGIFTELGVLYARYRYEKLMEHIKLFSTRLNIPKLIRACDEQQHWQELTYLYIQYDEFDNTATTVMNHSPEAWEHMQFKDIVAKVANVELYYKAVHFYLQEHPDLINDLLNVLALRLDHTRVVDILRKAGQLRLIKPYMVAVQSNNVSAVNEALNEIYVEEEDYDRLRESIDLHDSFDQIGLAQKIEKHELVEMRRVAAYIYKKAGRWKQSIALSKKDNMYKNCMETASQSGEHDLAEQLLVYFIEQGKKECFATCLFVCYDLIRPDVALELAWINNMLDFAFPYLLQFIREYSGKVDELIKDKLEAQKEVKAKEQEDKDVMSQQNMYAQLLPLALPAPPMPGMGGGGGYGPPPPMGGGMPGMPPMPPYGMPPMGGY